One segment of Salvia splendens isolate huo1 chromosome 20, SspV2, whole genome shotgun sequence DNA contains the following:
- the LOC121782297 gene encoding protein FAR1-RELATED SEQUENCE 9-like produces MNNSSNRQRNLGPGVQYLLDYLKKMAADNPGFFYAFEGDNKLCGNVFWADAGSRSNYNYFGDTVRVDTSYRSSRSKIPFVTFTGINHHGEPVLFGCALLLNESDSSFVWLLQTWLRAMSGRVPVSVTSDPDTLIQMAVAQVLPEARNRFCRWSVFRQTQEKLGNVCQVNPSFDFELKKCVNEADTVEKFESCWGSLVSRYYLMNNEWLQSLYNIRDQWVPVYLRDVFFGELSAVDCSDASSFFSDGFLSSSPTIQMLIKQCEKVASSWHEKELKDDLDTSSAKPALKTPSPMEKQAANHYTRRIFMKFQGELVETLANPAIVVDESGGVTTYRVAKFGEEHRAHSVRFSTFDMKAMCSCRMFEFSGITCRHILSVFRAKNVLMLPSEYVLKRWTRNAKTGCGEAMPSAFGGPSTYQDSQMVRHDNLRQEALKYVEEGAKSIHVYNVAMNALQEASKCVAAVKSRSSGSTHCTIEANGGNKEMDAIKNQSSSCLSREEKEKKIQELTAELEQTNQRCEVYRAILLALFRDMEDQKLKLSVKVQNARISLKE; encoded by the exons atgaatAATAGCAGCAATAGGCAGAGAAACCTCGGCCCTGGGGTTCAGTATTTGCTGGATTATCTTAAGAAAATGGCAGCTGATAATCCTGGTTTCTTCTATGCATTTGAGGGTGATAATAAGCTATGTGGTAATGTGTTTTGGGCGGATGCTGGTTCTCGGTCGAACTATAACTATTTCGGTGACACGGTTAGGGTTGACACCTCCTATAGGTCTAGCCGGTCGAAGATACCATTCGTCACCTTCACGGGCATAAATCACCATGGTGAGCCTGTCCTATTTGGCTGTGCATTGCTTCTGAATGAATCGGATTCCTCCTTCGTTTGGCTCCTCCAGACGTGGCTCCGTGCAATGTCTGGACGCGTACCTGTGTCTGTCACTAGTGATCCTGATACACTGATTCAGATGGCTGTGGCGCAGGTGCTTCCAGAGGCACGTAATCGCTTCTGTAGGTGGAGTGTGTTCAGGCAGACGCAGGAGAAGTTGGGCAACGTGTGTCAGGTTAACCCGAGCTTCGACTTTGAGTTGAAGAAGTGTGTGAATGAGGCCGACACGGTTGAGAAGTTTGAGTCTTGTTGGGGGAGTTTAGTGAGTAGATACTATTTGATGAATAACGAGTGGTTGCAGTCTTTGTATAATATCCGTGATCAGTGGGTCCCAGTTTACTTGAGGGACGTGTTTTTCGGGGAGTTATCTGCGGTGGACTGCAGTGATGCCTCGAGTTTCTTCTCTGACGGGTTCTTGAGCAGCTCACCCACAATACAGATGTTGATTAAACAGTGCGAGAAGGTTGCTTCGAGTTGGCACGAGAAGGAATTGAAGGATGACCTTGATACGTCTAGTGCTAAGCCCGCTTTGAAGACGCCATCCCCTATGGAGAAGCAAGCTGCTAACCATTACACCCGGAGGATTTTCATGAAGTTTCAAGGGGAGCTGGTGGAAACCCTTGCTAATCCGGCCATTGTAGTCGATGAATCTGGTGGAGTAACAACATATCGAGTGGCTAAATTTGGCGAAGAGCACCGAGCTCACTCAGTCAGATTCAGCACGTTTGATATGAAAGCTATGTGCAGTTGTCGGATGTTTGAATTTTCAGGTATCACATGCAGACATATACTCTCGGTTTTCAGAGCCAAAAATGTGCTCATGCTCCCGTCTGAATATGTTTTGAAACGCTGGACAAGAAACGCCAAGACCGGCTGTGGAGAAGCCATGCCATCTGCTTTTGGAGGACCAAGCACTTATCAAGATTCTCAAATGGTTCGTCATGATAATCTACGCCAAGAGGCTCTAAAGTATGTGGAAGAAGGCGCGAAATCCATACACGTGTACAATGTGGCGATGAACGCTCTGCAAGAGGCTTCAAAGTGCGTTGCTGCTGTAAAGAGCAGAAGCTCTGGCTCTACACACTGCACCATTGAAGCAAATGGAGGAAATAAGGAGATGGATGCAATCAAGAATCAGTCTTCATCGTGCTTATCCAGG gaggagaaggagaagaaaatcCAAGAACTGACAGCAGAACTGGAGCAGACGAACCAAAGATGCGAAGTGTATCGAGCGATTCTGCTTGCACTTTTCAGAGACATGGAAGACCAGAAGTTGAAGCTCTCTGTGAAGGTCCAAAATGCGCGCATTTCGTTGAAAGAGTAA
- the LOC121782915 gene encoding uncharacterized protein LOC121782915, protein MDCGSSLPYIWCFEALACSNRVDASLLLDLLRKTPQISKDIGKNAREWGSLKFLESLSIHGARANSASSSSREKVIIDPSDRCEDVLRRILSEKSVSDLKASGPEISKWDLKPFIEHKKSNLPRYALKQLKDAILTGSPSIPSYIREQSGFPVGSHAEPQAPAEDGNCYGSSPGAESHTDDGSLLPRDLPDENLVPRKKRYSESPAEQFCITCISPVKKNKVSHCDNGRNNKPEEQQRQEQNIEGEGGKNEAHDLKTTNDDVKLKIVNSGAQNILADASKRYSAEKCSLEKETCVEVMKQNGSAGNGNSQGNSIKELHILPHHGTEVLNEKFDVAMQNNDDETRENDMKSFHGLKSINEDIHKDDQNVHRTVTTVGEAEAGVHISSDNDGYQDEEAAISTQKETFLSYHLTCSQNSLATNDGRELHFCMKCHMAGESEHMLSCISPTCPIMIHESCLDSDVSFDTRETFYCPFCAYSRSISKYMEVKKSAFLARKDLATFFSLGPQNKPNIQTCRSVGLDGNCLKQNEGLPKSNEPKEINVVEKVNDHQETKKLEHEQAGNSKLHSDFSPPFGRKTSDSTDILVHSFKTVKQDTKGSRRKSLRLAGCRPKPIAAEAVHNSPSETVASVTSGSVKHADVKSRKGVPRPPETNLPCEHKCSQSSQSNNADELSEEENEDSGSSKRCLRFRKQKEQNLRPAIPQLKRRKLWWTSEEEDKLKEGVLKNHHTGFSIPWTTILEQGKCTFHPSRTPVDLKDKWRNMCKANSKSKMRVC, encoded by the exons ATGGACTGTGGATCGTCTCTTCCGTATATATGGTGCTTCGAGGCATTGGCATGCTCTAATCGTGTGGATGCATCTCTTTTACTAG ATTTGCTTAGGAAGACACCACAAATAAGCAAGGATATTGGGAAAAATGCAAGGGAATGGGGGTCACTGAAATTTCTAGAGAGTTTATCCATTCATGGAGCTCGTGCAAATTCTGCATCTTCTTCCTCGAGGGAAAAAGTTATAATTGATCCATCTGACCGTTGTGAAGATGTACTGCGACGAATATTGAGCGAG AAATCTGTATCTGATCTGAAAGCTTCTGGACCAGAGATATCAAAGTGGGATCTCAAGCCCTTCATAGAACATAAAAAATCTAACTTGCCTAGATATGCTCTGAAACAG CTGAAGGATGCAATTCTTACAGGAAGCCCATCTATTCCGTCATATATAAGAGAACAAAGTGGTTTTCCAGTTGGGAGTCACGCGGAGCCTCAAGCCCCAGCAGAAGATGGTAATTGCTATGGAAGTTCGCCTGGAGCCGAAAGCCACACTGATGATGGTAGCCTTTTGCCAAGGGATTTGCCTGATGAAAACTTAGTACCAAGGAAAAAGAGATACAGCGAAAGTCCAGCTGAACAGTTTTGTATAACCTGCATAAGCCCCGTCAAGAAGAATAAGGTTTCTCATTGTGACAATGGGCGGAATAACAAACCTGAGGAGCAGCAGAGGCAAGAACAGAACATTGAAGGAGAAGGTGGCAAGAATGAAGCCCATGACCTCAAAACAACTAATGATGATGTCAAATTGAAAATTGTCAATAGTGGAGCTCAAAATATTTTAGCAGATGCATCTAAAAGATACAGTGCAGAAAAGTGCAGCTTAGAGAAAGAAACTTGTGTGGAGGTCATGAAGCAAAATGGGTCTGCTGGGAATGGTAATAGCCAGGGTAATTCAATAAAGGAGCTTCACATTTTGCCCCATCATGGTACTGAAGTGCTGAATGAAAAATTTGATGTGGCAATGCAAAATAACGATGATGAAACCAGAGAAAATGACATGAAAAGTTTCCATGGGCTCAAATCGATTAACGAGGACATTCATAAGGATGACCAAAATGTTCATAGAACTGTCACAACTGTTGGTGAAGCTGAAGCTGGTGTACATATTTCCAGTGATAATGatggatatcaggacgaggaggcaGCTATTTCCACACAGAAGGAAACATTTTTGAGCTATCATTTGACATGTAGTCAAAATTCATTAGCAACAAACGATGGAAGAGAACTACAtttttgtatgaaatgtcaCATGGCTGGAGAATCTGAACATATGTTGTCTTGTATTTCTCCTACCTGCCCTATAATGATTCATGAAAGCTGTTTGGATTCAGATGTGAGCTTTGACACAAGGGAGACATTTTACTGCCCGTTTTGTGCATATTCTCGGTCAATATCCAAGTATATGGAAGTTAAGAAATCTGCCTTCTTGGCAAGAAAGGACCTTGCAACATTTTTTTCCTTGGGGCCGCAAAATAAACCAAACATACAGACCTGTAGATCAGTTGGGTTGGATGGAAATTGTTTGAAACAAAATGAAGGGTTGCCTAAAAGTAATGAACCGAAAGAGATAAATGTTGTGGAGAAGgtcaatgatcatcaagaaacGAAGAAACTGGAACATGAGCAGGCAGGGAATTCAAAGTTACATTCTGATTTCAGCCCTCCCTTTGGAAGAAAAACATCAGACTCAACTGATATATTAGTTCATAGTTTTAAAACGGTTAAGCAAGATACGAAAGGATCTAGGCGAAAATCCCTACGCCTGGCAGGTTGCAGACCAAAACCCATTGCTGCAGAGGCAGTTCATAACTCTCCGAGTGAAACTGTGGCCTCAGTGACAAGTGGGAGTGTAAAGCATGCTGATGTCAAATCCAGAAAGGGAGTTCCACGCCCACCAGAAACAAATTTACCTTGCGAGCATAAATGCTCACAAAgctcgcaatcaaataatgcagatgAATTATCTGAAGAAGAGAATGAGGATTCTGGATCTTCCAAGCGCTGTTTAAGGTTTCGAAAACAAAAAGAGCAAAA CTTACGCCCAGCAATTCCTCAATTGAAGAGGAGAAAACTCTGGTGGACAAGTGAAGAAGAGGACAAATTGAAG GAGGGGGTGCTTAAAAACCATCACACTGGTTTTAGCATCCCATGGACAACGATTTTGGAACAGGGTAAATGTACGTTCCACCCAAGTCGTACTCCCGTGGACCTCAAAGATAAATGGAGGAACATGTGTAAGGCCAACTCAAAATCCAAGATGAGAGTTTGCTGA